In Onychostoma macrolepis isolate SWU-2019 chromosome 12, ASM1243209v1, whole genome shotgun sequence, a single window of DNA contains:
- the rcvrnb gene encoding recoverin b: MGNAKSGALSKELLEELKMNTKYSEEQLYAWYQKFLNECPTGRISREQFESIYASFFPDADPKAYAQHVFRSFDANSDGTLDFKEYIVALHLTSSGKTVEKLEWAFALYDVDRNGTITKNEIHEIVKSIFNMISKEDQKNLPDDENTPEKRTDKIWDFFGKKENGKITEGEFIQGVMDNKNILRLIQFDEPQKVQERLKEKKQ; this comes from the exons ATGGGCAATGCTAAAAGTGGAGCGCTTTCCAAAGAGCTTCTGGAGGAGCTGAAGATGAACACCAAGTACAGCGAGGAGCAGCTTTACGCCTGGTACCAGAAGTTCCTGAATGAGTGTCCGACGGGCCGCATCAGCCGGGAGCAGTTTGAGAGCATCTATGCCAGCTTCTTCCCCGACGCCGATCCCAAAGCTTACGCTCAGCACGTCTTCAGGAGTTTCGACGCCAACAGCGACGGGACGCTGGACTTTAAAGAGTACATCGTGGCTCTGCATCTGACATCCTCAGGGAAGACCGTCGAGAAGCTGGAGTGGGCCTTCGCTCTGTACGATGTAGACAGGAACGGCACCATCACCAAAAATGAGATTCATGAAATAGTGAAG TCGATATTTAACATGATCTCCAAAGAAGACCAGAAAAACCTTCCGGATGATGAGAATACTCCTGAAAAACGAACAGATAAAATTTGGGACTTCTTTGGGAAAAAAGAAAACG GTAAAATAACAGAGGGTGAGTTCATTCAAGGAGTTATGGACAATAAGAACATCCTCCGTCTGATTCAGTTTGACGAACCACAAAAGGTCCAAGAGAGGCTCAAAGAGAAGAagcaataa
- the LOC131551553 gene encoding glucagon-like peptide 2 receptor: MLLAGRRAALGVQLCILIVLLCSGQVMGSILDDLIYKRGEYQENCTRSLKATFPTETGIFCNGTFDGFACWPHSSPGIVSVLCPHYLPWIKEGDTGNLYRECTVNGTWKTEENSSIVWRNQSECENHNFFKSEEEELFRQSVLRVLSVVGYSLSLASLCLAVMIMSLLRKLHCTRNYIHMNLFVSFIFRAIAVIIKEVILQVRYSNLPRDEISWNSYTKSTISFVCKASKVSLQYFVGCNFFWLLVEAIFLHTLLFTAVLTRKRLIKKYMIIGWGTPLLFVIPWTVARTLYENKSCWLNNIRWIWWIIRGPITLSVIVIFCIFLKIIRLLLSKLKADQVKFTDYRDSLARATLVLIPLLGVHEIVFTFIIDESVEGSSRYARDFIHLTLSSFQGLLVAVLYCFANGEVQAELKKRWQLFISSNHLEVHNCFADIHPKHLWKCSQKRPGQTTEQSESNEEGSHAPTQGHPLQVAVQSAEDVLCGRSSGLEFYMRKSLSSSDGEMTLGETMEEIIEESES; this comes from the exons ATGCTGCTCGCGGGGAGAAGAGCGGCGCTCGGAGTTCAGCTCTGCATTCTTATTGTGCTTCTCTGCAGCGGTCAG GTCATGGGCTCCATACTGGATGATCTGATCTATAAACGTGGTGAATATCAAGAGAACTGCACACGATCCCTGAAAGCCACTTTCCCTACTGAAACTG GAATTTTCTGCAATGGAACATTTGATGGTTTTGCCTGTTGGCCACATTCATCTCCTGGGATCGTATCTGTACTCTGCCCTCATTATTTACCGTGGATCAAAGAAG GTGATACTGGAAACTTGTACAGGGAATGCACGGTCAACGGGACCTGGAAAACTGAGGAGAATTCCAGTATTGTATGGAGAAATCAGTCAGAGTGTGAAAACCATAATTTTTTCAAGTCCGAG GAAGAAGAACTGTTTCGGCAGTCTGTGCTGAGAGTCTTGTCCGTTGTAGGATACTCGCTGTCATTAGCCTCTCTTTGCTTGGCTGTAATGATCATGAGTCTTCTGAG GAAGCTTCACTGTACGAGGAACTACATCCACATGAATCTCTTTGTATCATTCATATTTAGAGCAATAGCAGTAATTATCAAGGAGGTTATATTACAAGTTAGGTATAGCAACCTGCCCAGGGATGAGATCAGTTGGAACAGCTACACAAAATCTACG ATTTCATTCGTCTGCAAGGCCTCAAAGGTGTCGCTGCAATATTTTGTTGGGTGCAATTTCTTCTGGCTGTTAGTGGAAGCGATATTCCTGCACACGCTGCTGTTTACTGCAGTTCTGACCAGGAAAAGActtattaagaaatatatgaTTATAGGATGGG GAACCCCATTACTGTTTGTGATTCCCTGGACTGTTGCCAGAACGTTGTATGAAAATAAAAG CTGTTGGTTAAATAACATCAGATGGATCTGGTGGATAATTAGAGGCCCAATAACATTATCAGTGATT gtcattttttgcatttttcttaaAATCATCAGACTTTTGCTCTCCAAATTAAAAGCTGACCAGGTGAAGTTCACTGACTACAGAGACAG TCTAGCCAGAGCAACACTTGTGTTGATTCCTCTGCTCGGGGTCCATGAGATCGTCTTTACCTTTATTATAGACGAATCAGTTGAGGGAAGCAGCCGCTACGCTCGAGACTTCATCCATCTGACCCTGAGCTCTTTCCAG GGTCTTTTAGTTGCAGTGCTGTACTGCTTTGCAAACGGAGAG GTCCAGGCTGAGCTGAAGAAGAGGTGGCAGCTGTTCATTTCCTCCAATCACTTGGAGGTGCACAACTGCTTTGCAGACATTCACCCCAAACACCTGTGGAAGTGCTCACAAAAGAGACCCGGACAAACCACAGAACAGAGCGAATCCAATGAGGAGGGAAGTCACGCCCCCACACAGGGACATCCGCTGCAGGTGGCCGTCCAATCAGCAGAGGACGTGCTGTGTGGGCGGAGCTCCGGCCTGGAGTTTTACATGAGGAAGAGCCTCTCCAGCAGCGACGGGGAAATGACTTTAGGAGAGACGATGGAAGAGATCATAGAGGAGAGTGAGTCTTAA